The sequence caaAGCCACCCCTGCATtatcttggctgtatgcttagggtcgttgtcctgttggaaggtgaaccttcactccagtctgagatcctgagtgctctggagcaggttttcatgaaggatctctctgCGCTTTGCACCGTTcatttttccctcgatcctgactaatctccccgtccctgccgctgaaaaacatggagaacgtggagtgctgcagagatggttgtccttctggaaggttcacccatctccatagaggaactccaGGCGGCCAGCTTTAAGAAGTgtctcggtggttccaaacttcttcgatttaagaatgatggaggacactgtgttcttggggaccttcaatgatgcagatatgttttgttacccttccccagatctgtgcctcgatacaatcctgtctctgagctctacaattcctttgaccttatGGTTTGGGTTTTGATCTGACATccacaggtttgtgcctttccaaattgtGTCCAATatattgaatttactacaggtggactccaatcaagttgtagaaacatctcaaggatgatcaatggaaacaggatgcacctgagctcattttcgagtttcatagcaaagggtctgaatacttatgtaaataaggtatttctgttttgtattttatATAAATTTGCCAAAATAAAATAGATTGATGTAGATTGATGAcgattttttaaatacattttagaataagtctgtaacgcaacataatgtggaaaaagttaaggggtcccttacaaaaaaaaagattgcagtcagagtgcagtatatagCTGGAGTATCTTGCAAAAACTGCGTGTAAAAGAACACCGTTTTTTTACTGCAGTAATTTTGCAGTGTATCTGCAGTTACTTTGCAGTTATTACGTCCAAAATCCCACAGTTGACTGTAGTTACTGCACTTTCACTGCAGTTTCAAAACGGCAATCTTTTTTtgtaaggggtctgaaaacttttcgaatgcactgtacatcagcTAATGGAAGCGTTCGAAAATGCGTTGGGTATCATTTTGGCCACTCACAAAAGGACACGCCCCCTCACTTCGCACGTGCTTTTTCTGTCACCGCAGTCACATGATATTACTTCCTGGGTCACGGTCGTTTGTACAGCGGCCAATTTTTGCAGGCAATAACAAAGGGAATTCGCCAAAAGAAATACTATTGAAGGAGAAACGGCTTTAACTGATAAACAAGGATATAGCTTGCCAAGTCAATTAAATAAATAGATACACATTTTCGGCAATATCTTGACAGATTGTGTCAACGTTTTAGGTTGATAACAGAACGAGGACAGCGATCTTGCTATGATGTGAGCTTTCTAGCTAGGTTACAGTTGTGTTATATTTGGCAATACATCTTAAACTGACATCTATTAATAACCGGTTAGTTAGACGATGACACTCCTGATACAGCCATAACATCTGAACTGTTATTTTGTTGTTTTAAGCTAGGGAGGGGCTGTGGCTTgctactgctagctagctagctaaccaagtCAGCAGAAAATAACTAGCTAGATAGCCAACAGTCTGTTTCCAGTTATTTCAGAGGCTAACTGTTAGCCTAGTGTCAGTAGATAGGTTTTCTATTTGAACAGAGTAGGCAGGGCATACACAATTTCTGTAAAATAAAATGTCAAAATACACAAGTTTTTCGGAACCAGGCGACGCCCACAACCCATTCCAGGTGAtattgtttatcccatgtgtaactaactctgtgttgttgtttttgtcgcactgctatgctctatcttggacaggtcgcagtgtaaatgagaacttgttctttacattttttttattatacCTTTTATTTGACTAGataattcagttaagaacaaattcttattttcaatgatggcctaggaacagtgggttaattgccttgttcaggggcagtactggcctacctggttaaataaaggtgaaacatatatatatatatatatatatatgaaatgcAAACGGCAAATATTTAGCTACGGTTATTTTATTCATTTAGCTGCAATGTTGATGAAAAAGGTGTTTGATGTTTCGCCTGTTGCACTAATGTAATAGCAGACGTGCTGTTACTTATGACATGTGATGCTGCTTTCTCCCTGCTCTAACCCAGGCTATTCGAAGAATCCATTTAGTAGCTGTACATTAAAACATGTTCCAAAGGTCTCATTGAATGAAAGCTGCCCTATTGATACTTATGTGATCAAGGCTACTTCCCAAATgcgaccctattccctacatagtgtactattTTTGAAAGTACTGAACcatatagggtgccattaggaTGTAACCCATAGAATTAGCAGGTCGAATAAGATTATATATTAATAGGAATTGAAGAGGATCTCTATGACGTAGCCAGAGAGTGATTGCTTTTATGATGTTCTGTTGGTGATGTTTATCTTGTCTATGTCAGGACCCTGCAGTGACTCAACACAGCAGCAACACTGAGTATGCCACACTGGATCTTTACAACCCATTTGACAATAAAAATGGGGTAAGAGATGTGTAGTTATGTGTTTTCAGAATATGAATGCTTTGGAGATTAAGTATATGCAGTAATAGTAATGCAGTATGGTTTGTGCTTCAACAGAGTAGCAGGAATACCACTACATTCCAAGCAATTGGACGTGGTAACATGCCAGGATGCACCACTCCTTTCAGATTTTTTGGGATATGCTCTAAGCCACTCTTTGTTTGTGATCATTATAAACGTTATTGGTAATTATATAGGTCGAGTTCTTATTGTCATGCACTCTCTAGCCCCCACCACCAGCCTATGCAGCCACCTCCCCATCTGCcccccaacctgttgttcctgcAACAACCCCACCCAGCAGGACTACGCCTACAGAGCCCCGCAACTATGGCACCTCCTTCACCCCCCAGGTACTTGTTCCATATATATGACACAATTCTCAGGAGTCACCTGTGCAGGTTCTAGAACAAACCCTATACAGCTATAAATTATAGTCATAGACAAGCAAGTCATATCTGTGATAATTAAATTTCCCCATGTTTATTTACTAGCTTGACATGAAGCACCTGAATTTATCAGACTCATTTCTACCAAATCAAGTTAATCTACTGTATCCACTAAGGTATATGGAGCTATATTCAGCTCTGCATTAAAGCCTGACgttgtccttttctctctctttagcAGACAGCGGTCAACGCCACCACAGCAGAACTCCTGAAGAAGCAGGAAGAGCTGGAGAAGAAAGCCCGTGagctggagaggagggagaaggagctgAACTCATACGCCCTTGGCCCTGGAGCCAGTAAGAGAgtgaggtggtggtgatgatagagATTGGTTTGAGAGGAAAAAGTGGATCCAGAAGTCTGATATGAAATGATGGAGGGGGGTGGTGGTTGTGTTAATGAAGGGAAGATCGGAGGTGGGAGGATTACCCTATGCTGGTTCCTAACTGCCTCATCTCTCTGTCAGCTCGTCAGAATAACTGGCCTCCCCTGCCCACTTTCTGCCCTGTGGGACCCTGCTTCTACCAAGATATCAACATGGAGATCAGCCAGAGCttccaacacactgtctctatcaTGTATTACTACTGGATGTGTGAGTTTCCCTGTCTGTGCCTGGCTGGCTGTCTTTGGCCTGTCTGGTGAAGTCATCTGTAACAAGTAACACTTACATGAAATAATAATGCTCAGATTAAATGATTAATGAAATAGCAGTTTCAGCAGTTAAGAATGTTACCTAATAGTTAATGACACTGTTAAAAAGTAGAGATTTCTCAAATTAATTTAGACCAATTTAAAAGTGATACATTATTATCAAAAAGTGTACCTGTGTGCAGTCAGTGTACCTTCATCTCTTTATCCttttcccttccaatgcaactTTAAAGTGCTCTAGTATCCAAACTGTAGTTCTGacctcctttcctttctcttctTATTTTGCCTACATACCTATCCATCTCTGGTCTGCATCTCTATAACCTCCAttatctcctttctctttccACCCTTTTCTACTCTtcactccctttctccccctcacttTTCATGCTCTCATTCACTCCCTTGCTCTCCCTCCTCACTTCACCCATCATACGTTCTTCTGTTTGTcttcattctctccccctctcccagtcaCTGCCTGCACACTGGCATTTAACTTAATTTCCTGCCTGAGTCTGTTCTGTGTGGACACTTCTGGTGGTGTTGGGCTGGGCCTCGCCATCCTCTGggtcctcctcttcaccccctgCTCCTTCGTCTGTTGGTACAGGCCTGTGTACAAAGCCTTCAGGTGCATACTATTGGACAATTTTAATTTAGGGGCTTATCATTACAAAACAGATCTATTTAGATTCCTTGTGTTTATATCAGGTTAAGTGAACCTATAAATCCATTTTTCCTTTCAGGAGTGACAGTTCCTTCAACTTCTTCGCCTTCTTCTTCATTTTCTTCATCCAAGTGATTGTCTATGTCATCATGACCATTGGCATTCCTGGATGGGGTTTCAGGTATGTGCCACGAACAAGCCAACCATTGTCTAGGACTATTTTATGACTGTTACAATTACTATTGTAGTTTTACTTAAACCTTTTTAGAATGTTAAATCTACTATACAGTACATTCCTCACACCTATCCTTCTTCACACTCCCACTATGTCTCTTTTtgtgactgtccctctctctccttcccacccgGTTCTGCTCAGCGGCTGGATAGTGAGTCTGGCTGCTCTGAAGACTAGCGTGCCTGTTGGTGTGATCATGATGCTCAATGCCATCCTATTCACTGCCCAGGCTGCCATTGGGGTTGTCATGCTCAAGAGGGTAAACCTGAAATGAAAGCGTAGTAGGGAGGGGAACTTAacctggtttaaccaggttaatgTGTATTGTATGCTAGGGCAAATCAGGACAGTGTGGAGTAATTACAGTAGGTAGACAATGGCCTGTTATCAAGTATAACATGGTGGAGGAAGGAATAGGATGAGGGTAAAAAGGCTACAACATAGACACTCAGCTTCTCAATACTTTTTAATCTTGACCCAGTATGTCAATTAACATATTTAGAATCGTCCACAGGAATGAGTCATTGTTTTGAGTTTTCAGAGTATTATTTACAGTATTGCTTTTAGATCGGTAGTGAGTATGGTGTTGAGATATGAGTAATTCCATGGTTAGAGAGATACTGAGACTCAGTTTCTTCACTTTAATTGTCAAACAAAAAccatgattgcaaagttaaacaaaccatacaactctatgcacttGGACTActttttaacaatttccactgaaTAGAAAACAGTGAGGATGCTAAATTTGATAACGGAATGATGGTTTGTGctatcattctgttaccaaacttggCATCTGCACTGTTTTTTATTCAGTGAAAATTGTTAAAAAGTAGTCCaagtgcatagagttgtatggtttgtttaactttacAGTCATTGTTTTTGGtttgacatacagttgaagtcaggtagtttacatacacttaggttagagtcattaactcgtttttcaaccactccacaaatttcttgttaacaaactataattttgacaagtcggtttaggacatctactttgtgcatgacacaagtaattttcccaaaaaatgtttacagacagattatttcgcttatcattcactatatcacaattccagtgggtcaaaagtttactgtgcctttaaagaacttggaaaattccagaaaattatgtaatggctttagaagcttctgataggctaattgacataatttgagtcaattggaggtgtacctgtggatgtatttcaaggcctaccttcaaacccagtgcctctttgcttgacgtcatgggaaaatcaaaagaaatcagcaagacttcagaaaacattatagacctccacaagtctggttcatccttgggagcaatttccaa is a genomic window of Oncorhynchus keta strain PuntledgeMale-10-30-2019 chromosome 19, Oket_V2, whole genome shotgun sequence containing:
- the scamp3 gene encoding secretory carrier-associated membrane protein 3 isoform X1, with product MSKYTSFSEPGDAHNPFQDPAVTQHSSNTEYATLDLYNPFDNKNGPPPPAYAATSPSAPQPVVPATTPPSRTTPTEPRNYGTSFTPQQTAVNATTAELLKKQEELEKKARELERREKELNSYALGPGATRQNNWPPLPTFCPVGPCFYQDINMEISQSFQHTVSIMYYYWMFTACTLAFNLISCLSLFCVDTSGGVGLGLAILWVLLFTPCSFVCWYRPVYKAFRSDSSFNFFAFFFIFFIQVIVYVIMTIGIPGWGFSGWIVSLAALKTSVPVGVIMMLNAILFTAQAAIGVVMLKRVHSLYRQTGASFVKAQAEFATGVMSNQAVRQAAANATASAAQGAFTGVAR
- the scamp3 gene encoding secretory carrier-associated membrane protein 3 isoform X2, encoding MSKYTSFSEPGDAHNPFQDPAVTQHSSNTEYATLDLYNPFDNKNGPPPPAYAATSPSAPQPVVPATTPPSRTTPTEPRNYGTSFTPQTAVNATTAELLKKQEELEKKARELERREKELNSYALGPGATRQNNWPPLPTFCPVGPCFYQDINMEISQSFQHTVSIMYYYWMFTACTLAFNLISCLSLFCVDTSGGVGLGLAILWVLLFTPCSFVCWYRPVYKAFRSDSSFNFFAFFFIFFIQVIVYVIMTIGIPGWGFSGWIVSLAALKTSVPVGVIMMLNAILFTAQAAIGVVMLKRVHSLYRQTGASFVKAQAEFATGVMSNQAVRQAAANATASAAQGAFTGVAR